One Prinia subflava isolate CZ2003 ecotype Zambia chromosome 8, Cam_Psub_1.2, whole genome shotgun sequence DNA window includes the following coding sequences:
- the SMYD4 gene encoding SET and MYND domain-containing protein 4 produces MLMVPRPPLPPNIPAAAKRSCRRQTFLSPPKAPTAKNSRRRRCQIFLPPPKIPAAAAAKNSRRRRCRHGLLPAPPDVTPFTARQHTAPIGCPAPYGGSVSVFRAGMLQGAAMAAMALPVAEWQARTARLWAALDPALRERLAAASLHDAVRLGCDLLRSEEEEEAALVRLCHRARTDKEPEAASWYREQGNREFKRGQYRAALRLYSKAASHELPGSPEVSVCFANRSAALLHLGHFEVCLEDIARAESHGYPDRLLPKVLLRKAECLLCLERLQEAQDILRVLESKIALDGIMTTHLTRLKKLTQMKVKLGKKERCPEPAQKAHGGIQGEPEIWEENNRISGASSSLSLRFDAERGRHLVASQDIVPGQSLVKEEAFVSVLCPGESLPLQDSDTAWDTRATNADLYCHRCLRQLLASVPCQGCSYAKYCSQGCADTAWQQYHRTECSLGALLLTLGVFCHVALRTVLLAGFAEVSRLVAWSHRGDKNLQNPEARCKPLSDAGAGGRGIPGCGSNGRYQSSYQALFHLLPHTEQHSPEHKFLCTLSVVAVCKQLQAAGLEAAVLNQESPQQWSKPKTSEKTSDELSPELKTVAEAMLRHVLQLQCNAQAITVMQELGPGDGAVVDKKPVRLATAFFPVLSLLNHSCCPNTSVSFHGTAATVRASQPISSGQEVLHCYGPHCCRMRVAERQQLLSQYFFECHCQACLEELEPGAKSVVSIRNSFCCPKCQAQMQGEEDTLWCSNEACAASASRDHLSGCLQDLQQQIKKALDLLGVGKADQAIKMLLKCQMDAGTFLSPEHLLMGEMEDHLAQVYATLGKWQEAARHLKKSIEIVEMHHGPSSVETGHELFKLAQILFNGFAVSEALSTIQRAERILSVHFGPQSAQIQELQEMKACLSQLPRNILQRT; encoded by the exons ATGCTCATGGTGCCGCGTCCGCCGCTGCCGCCAAATATCCCTGCTGCCGCCAAACGTTCCTGTCGCCGCCAAACGTTCCTGTCACCGCCAAAAGCTCCCACCGCCAAAAattcccgccgccgccgctgccaaATATTCCTGCCGCCGCCAAAAattcccgccgccgccgccgccaaaaattcccgccgccgccgctgccgccacGGCCTCCTTCCGGCGCCGCCTGACGTCACGCCGTTCACTGCCCGCCAGCACACCGCTCCTATTGGCTGCCCGGCGCCGTACGGCGGAAGTGTCTCTGTATTCCgtgcagggatgctgcagggcgCCGCCATGGCAGCGATGGCGCTGCCGGTGGCGGAGTGGCAGGCCCGCACCGCCCGGCTCTGGGCCGCGCTGGACCCGGCGCTGCGGGAGCGGCTGGCGGCGGCTTCGCTTCACGACGCGGTGCGGCTGGGCTGCGACCTGCTCCG gagtgaggaggaggaggaggcagccctGGTGAGGTTGTGCCACCGGGCACGCACGGACAAGGAGCCGGAGGCCGCGAGCTGGTACCGGGAGCAGGGGAACCGGGAATTCAAGCGGGGCCAGTACCGGGCTGCCCTGAGGCTCTACTCCAAG GCAGCATCCCACGAGCTCCCTGGGAGCCCCGAGGTGTCCGTGTGCTTTGCCAACCGCTCAGCTGCCCTCCTCCACCTGGGGCACTTTGAG GTTTGTTTGGAAGATATTGCCAGGGCTGAAAGCCATGGCTATCCAGACAGGCTGCTGCCCAAGGTCCTGCTGCGGAAAGCTGAGTGtctgctgtgcctggagagGTTACAGGAGGCACAGGATATCCTCAGAGTGCTGGAGAGTAAAATTGCTCTGGATGGAATCATGACTACTCACCTGACACGGCTGAAAAAGTTAACTCAGATGAAGGTTAAATTAGGGAAGAAAGAGAGGTGTCCAGAGCCTGCACAAAAAGCACACGGTGGCATTCAAGGGGAGCCAGAGATCTGGGAAGAGAACAACAGAATTTCAGGTGCATCTTCATCTCTGAGCCTGAGGTTTGATGCAGAGAGAGGACGTCACTTGGTGGCCTCCCAGGACATCGTGCCAGGACAGAGCCTGGTGAAAGAGGAGGCGTTTGTGagtgtgctgtgccctggggagaGCCTTCCCCTGCAGGACAGTGACACAGCGTGGGACACTCGAGCCACCAACGCAGATCTTTACTGCCACCGCTgcctgaggcagctgctggcctCGGTGCCTTGTCAGGGCTGCAGTTATGCCAAGTactgcagccagggctgtgcagacaCGGCCTGGCAGCAGTACCACAGGACAGAGTGTTCCCTGGGAGCGCTGCTCCTCACCCTGGGGGTCTTCTGCCACGTGGCCCTGAggactgtgctgctggcaggatttGCAGAGGTCAGCAGGCTGGTGGCGTGGTCCCACCGTGGGGACAAGAACCTTCAGAACCCTGAGGCAAGATGCAAACCTCTGAGTGAtgcaggagctggtggcagAGGTATCCCTGGTTGTGGCAGCAATGGTCGGTACCAGAGTTCTTACCAAGCTCTGTTCCACCTTTTGCCCcacactgagcagcacagccctgagcacaaGTTCCTCTGCACTCTCAGTGTGGTAGCTGTGTGCAAACAGCTGCAAGCAGCTGGCCTGGAGGCTGCTGTGTTGAATCAGGAATCACCTCAGCAGTGGTCCAAACCAAAGACAAGTGAAAAAACCTCAGATGAATTGTCCCCAGAGCTGAAGACTGTGGCAGAAGCAATGCTGAGGCACGTGTTGCAGCTGCAGTGTAATGCACAAGCAATCACTGTAATGCAGGAGCTGG GGCCTGGAGATGGGGCTGTTGTAGATAAGAAGCCTGTGAGGCTGGCAACAGCCTTCTTCCCTGTCCTCAGCCTCCTGAACCACTCGTGCTGCCCCAATACCAGCGTGTCATTCCATGGGACAGCTGCCACTGTCAGGGCATCACAGCCAATCTCAAGTGGCCAAGAGGTTTTGCATTGCTATG GGCCTCACTGCTGCAGGATGAGGGTTGCTGAGAGACAGCAGCTTCTCAGTCAGTATTTCTTCGAGTGTCACTGCCAGGCGTGCCTCGAGGAGTTAGAGCCTGGTGCCAAGAGTGTGGTGTCCATCAGAAATTCATTCTGCTGTCCCAAATGCCAGGCCCAAATGCAG GGGGAAGAAGACACACTTTGGTGTTCAAACGAAGCTTGTGCAGCCTCAGCCAGCAGAGATCACCTGTCTGGCTGTTTACAGGACCTTCAGCAACAGATCAAGAAAGCTTTAGACCTGCTGGGAGTCGGGAAGGCTG atCAGGCTATCAAAATGCTCCTGAAGTGTCAGATGGATGCTGGAACCTTCTTGTCTCCAGAGCATTTGCTGATGGGAGAGATGGAGGATCATCTGGCACAGGTCTATGCTACTCTTG GGAAATGGCAGGAAGCAGCCAGACACCTGAAGAAGAGTATTGAGATTGTGGAAATGCACCATGGGCCATCAAGTGTGGAAACAGGCCATGAACTTTTCAAGCTGGCACAAATCCTCTTCAATGG ATTTGCAGTTTCTGAAGCTCTGAGCACGATTCAAAGAGCAGAGCGGATTTTGTCAGTGCACTTTGGTCCTCAGAGTGCTCAGATCCAGGAACTACAGGAGATGAAGGCCTGCCTGTCACAGCTTCCCAGAAACATCCTTCAGAGGACTTAA